Proteins from a genomic interval of Natator depressus isolate rNatDep1 chromosome 20, rNatDep2.hap1, whole genome shotgun sequence:
- the RACGAP1 gene encoding rac GTPase-activating protein 1, with protein METAMLNLRNLFDQLMHQSEFLNEGNEYQFIQLAKNFEEFRKKWQKADHELARYKDLLMKTETECSALDVKLKHARNQVDVEIKRRQRAEADCEKLERQIQLIRELLMCDASGSIQLSEEQKSALAFLNRPHLSTGGSGNRRLSTIDESGSILSDISFDKTDESLDWDSSLVKAVRLKKREKRRSSRQFIEGPPGPLKKTRSIGSTVDQGNESIVAKTTLMVPNDGGPIEAISTIQTIPYHLRSRRKTASLQPWNSDSSLGSRQLEPRSETDGSNTPQSNGGMRLHEFVSKTVIKPESCVPCGKRIKFGKLSLKCRDCRVVTHPECRDRCPLPCIPTLTGTPVRIGEGTLVDFVPMTPPMIPSIIVHCVNEIEQRGLRETGLYRISGCDRTVKELKEKFLRGKTVPLLSKVDDIHAICGLLKDFLRSLKEPILTFRLNKTFMEAAEILDEDNSVAAMYQAVGELPQANRDTLAFLMIHLQRVAQSPDTKMDITNLSKVFGPTIVAHAVPDPDPMTLLQDTKRQPKVVERLLSLPVEYWSQFMMVEQENIDPAHIIENSNAYSTPRTPDVKVSMLGPLTTPEQQLIKTPSSSSLSQKVRSTLSKTTPKFGSKSKSATNLGRQGYFFASPMLK; from the exons ATGGAGACTGCAATGCTGAATTTACGGAATCTGTTTGATCAACTCATGCACCAGTCAGAATTTCTAAATGAAGGAAATGAATACC AGTTTATCCAGTTGGCAAAGAACTTTGAAGAGTTCAGAAAGAAGTGGCAGAAGGCAGATCATGAGCTGGCCAGGTACAAGGATCTTCTGATGAAAACAGAAACTGAGTGTAGTGCACTGGATGTGAAGCTGAAACATGCTCGCAATCAGGTGGATGTGGAGATCAAGCGAAGACAGCGAGCTGAAGCAGACTGTGAGAAGCTG GAGCGGCAGATCCAACTGATTCGGGAGCTACTGATGTGTGATGCATCTGGAAGCATTCAGCTAAGTGAAGAACAGAAATCTGCCCTGGCCTTCCTTAACAGGCCTCACCTTTCCACTGGAGGTTCTGGGAACAGAAG ACTTTCAACAATAGATGAATCTGGCTCAATTCTATCAGACATCAGCTTTGACAAGACTGACGAGTCACTG GATTGGGATTCCTCTTTGGTGAAGGCTGTCAGactgaagaaaagagagaaacGG cGCTCTTCCAGACAGTTCATAGAAGGCCCTCcaggtcctttaaaaaaaacccgaTCAATTGGCTCCACAGTGGACCAG GGAAACGAGTCTATAGTTGCAAAAACGACACTTATGGTCCCTAATGATGGTGGCCCAATTGAAGCTATCTCCACTATTCAGACTATACCTTATCATCTCAGAAGCCGGAGGAAGACAG cCAGTTTACAGCCCTGGAATAGTGACTCGAGCTTGGGCAGTAGGCAACTGGAACCCAGATCTGAAACTGATGGATCTAACACTCCTCAGAGCAATGGGGGGATGAGGCTGCATGAATTTGTATCAAAGACG GTTATCAAACCAGAGTCATGTGTTCCATGTGGAAAGCGGATAAAGTTTGGGAAACTGTCCCTAAAGTGCAGGGACTGCCGTGTGGTGACTCACCCAGAATGTCGGGACCGCTGTCCCCTTCCCTGCATCCCAACGTTAACAGGAACTCCTGTCAGAATTGGAGAG GGGACGCTGGTGGACTTTGTGCCCATGACTCCGCCAATGATTCCTTCCATTATAGTTCATTGTGTGAATGAGATTGAGCAGCGGGGGCTACGTGAG ACAGGCCTATACCGAATTTCTGGCTGTGACCGGACAGTGAAAGAGCTGAAAGAGAAGTTCCTTCGAGGGAAGACTGTGCCCTTGCTCAGCAAAGTGGATGATATCCATGCCATCTGTGGCCTTCTTAAAGACTTCCTGCGCAGCCTAAAGGAACCCATTCTCACATTCCGGCTAAACAAAACTTTTATGGAGGCAGCAG aaattctGGATGAAGACAACAGTGTGGCTGCCATGTACCAGGCTGTTGGTGAACTCCCTCAGGCTAACAGAGACACACTCGCTTTCCTCATGATTCATCTTCAGAG AGTGGCTCAGAGCCCAGACACTAAAATGGACATCACCAACCTGTCCAAAGTCTTTGGTCCCACAATAGTTGCCCATGCTGTGCCAGATCCTGACCCCATGACACTCTTGCAGGACACTAAACGACAACCCAAG GTGGTAGAGCGGCTGCTGTCACTGCCAGTGGAATACTGGAGCCAGTTCATGATGGTGGAGCAAGAAAACATTGACCCAGCGCATATAATTGAAAACTCCAATGCCTATTCCACTCCTCGAACACCAGATGTTAAAG TGAGCATGCTGGGTCCCCTCACTACTCCAGAACAGCAACTGATAAAGACTCCTTCGTCTAGCTCCCTGTCCCAGAAGGTCCGATCTACGCTCAGCAAGACTACCCCGAA ATTTGGGAGCAAAAGCAAGTCAGCAACCAACCTTGGACGCCAGGGATACTTCTTTGCCTCTCCTATGCTGAAGTAA